GCTATTGAATGAAGTATGCTTTGCTgaggttggagtgaaaaccttcaggatgtAGACAttcaggaacagggatgggcagTCCTGCAGTCGATAATACTTACAGCCCCTGCCCACAAATCATCCCTTTTCCCAGAAAGTTTGTGATATACAAATATTACATCTCCCCTTTTGAAATTCAGAAATCTGCAATCCTGTCCTTTATGGTATTCGGTTGCCTGCACACGACTCATGGGACCTGAAACaacaaattgattaaaaattaaaacaactggacattcaacataaaacaaaaaacagttaGTTAATTGCCCCAACTGCCTTACGTTTTTACcgacatttttcaaaatagaaggtgctatataaataaaatcaatgaataggcctatgtattattattactttaaaaagcacacaatATAACGTTTAGAATACATATTAATGGTTACCACTTTCAATTTTACTTTGATAGagtaaataaaactttttaaagtaaaaatttctaatgaattcattttttataaactttccttgaaataattacaataaatatttctgGCGAAGATGAGACCTTTGAACTGTAGCCTAATTTGTCATGGCCTTCCGCACTCTTAAAGCAAAAGAACCATTGAACTAATTTGAACGCGTGAAACCACTGAAACCATGTTCACGTTAAACAAAGCTGAAGTACAAACTGAAAACAACTGttttcattatgaaatatagcacaaacacacttcacGGTACTCCGATAGCAGCAAGAACTTGAAACGCTTACGTTCACATTCCGGATCTCCACATATTTTGTAGTCGGACAGCGTGATACCGAAAGTATGGTCTGaaataaggaagaaaaacactgctGGCAAAAGAATCCGGAGATCAGCCATGACTATGAAACGCGAATATCCCTTTTATTCATTAATCCATACTCAATGGGTTTtatgttattttgaaaaaaaatatgtaaacgtCCCACTAGACACCTTATCAGCATGCCGTAACCTTCGATTCAAGCAGCTGACTGAATTCAGCCACACTGTTGCAAAACTTAGTACTGAGTGAGGGTAAATTATTAACATTGCAAGTCCATGGCGGATTCGATAACACCAAATAGCTTATCTTTATAGTTGTAATTACCAGCTCATtgcatttaatgcattaaaaaaagaaatcattttgtaatttcttcCAGTTAAGGAAAGCTGTTTGGAGTAACTatttaaaacatacacacatgattAGTGTGATTAGTTATCCAGTTCCACACAAGCTCAGATGGAGCTGGGCGCTAGCTTATACGGTTAGCAACCGCTAGCTGGCAAGTTTGAACATACTTATTTAACTTTAACACTAGACTAGTCTAGCTAGCCCCGTTGACATATCGATAACTAGCTACTGAAACAACTACTAGTAAGCTATAAACCAGCATTGAACTAGCCAACAAACGTATGGGGTGCTGTTCTGTAACATTCTCCTGGTATCTATCGAACATCTgttactgtgttttttaaaacatggtgCAATctaatattcatttattttttaatcttttcgTGTAGTCTAATAACCAGAGATCATAGCCCGAGACTCCCTCCGGCTTTCTGACGAAACATAATAACGATAATATATCACCATGGTAACGGCGCATTCGATATACGTCATGTGGCAAAATGGAAGCGACTGGGAGAGTGGTCTGCGAAGTTTCTCACTAGATATTACTCGGTGATTATCATAAAACACAAGTTACAGAAAGTAAAAGTGTGCTTAAATTATTGTTTAATGTGTTCGCATGCGACAGTTGTCTTCATCTCTGTGTTACTGTCGTTAGCTTGCTAACATGAATTCCGATGTAGAAGAGTTGATGCCCAGGCTTCTACCCATAGAAAAATGCGATATTGCAGACCTTGATCTCAGTGAACCCCCAAGGAACCCCCAGGAATACTTACGGCAGGTTCAGTAAGTCTTCCGATCCGTCAACGTTCGTACTTTGAAACTGTAGCTAACTCTCTGACAGCTAGCTCGCTTGCTAACTTTTATGCATGTCTCAAAATGTGACCTAAACTTTCCTACGGCAACGCGTTTTCAGACTGGAAGCGTCCCTTTGCCCAGATGTTGTTGTGGCCCAAATCGATCcaaagaaactgaaaaagaagCCAACTGTGAATGTATCAGTAAGTACCGAGCCCACAATTGAACTGTGTGCagtaagaaaatattttcacaaagctATTCTGTTCCAAGTCTGATAACTTTGCATGTAGGCAAATGCAATATTCTGGGTGAAGAGTGATGACCAGAATGTCCATATTGTACCACCACAACAACTATAGTGATTTTACATGAACTTGAAACTTATAGACTGCATAACAATGTGTCAACATTAATACAATGATCCTCAGCATTCATCAGTTTCATTTAAGGTTTGTCTAAATAGTCGGAGACTTTCACTATGCTGCATGTACAACAAATTTATCTCGAGCCTCTGATGAAAACCTTGTGtgtggattattattattattattattattttaagtattactgaattattttgatATATGAATCTCAGTGTTAACTTGAAGACTGAAATAGAAGTGCAgccatcttatttttttaattcatgtgaaattatcattatattttggTAGCTTTCAGGATGCCAAGCTGCCCCTGTGGGATTTTCTCCAAGCTTcagatggcagcagcagcaagttAGCAACTTTTCCGAAATCAGACAAGTACTTGGTTTTATTGTTCTAAATTGTTGTGCAACTACTGATCTGTAGATCTGTTTTGGcaccaatttcattttaattacaatgttCTACTTTCAGAGTGTtaacaaacacagacaacatTGGAAGGCTCAGGCTTTGGATGACAATGTGATAATGGTCAGTGTGAAGattgttttaataatatataCCTTGTGTTATAATATCTTGTGATGATGGACTGCAAAAGTCTAACctgaggaaaaatatttttcattgccAGCCAAAGTCAGATGATGAAGAAGGATGGAAGAAGTTCTGTTTGGGTGAAAATGTTTACCACAGCCCAACACCTAGACTAAATGACAGTAACAACCCGGGTCTCGACTATGTGAAGGTAACagacttttttgtgtgttattgcaGAAACAGATATTAAACAAGAAGGTCACAAGAATGAGTGAATTAAAGTAATTACTACTGTTGTAcatatttacttttaattattaatctCATTAGGTTGGATTTCCTCCTTTTTTGAGCATCGTGAGTCGATTGAATCAGGTGAGTATTTATACACCACCAAACTAAGCAAGTATATTACCTATGTACTTCTACTCCTTAACTTTTAATCATCATATGAAGATTAGAGATCTAGAAAAGATTTTAGAGTGTTATTTGTCATCTAAtttgctctctttctgttaGGCCTCTGTTTCCACGGTGCTAGAGTATTTGATAAACTGGTGTGAAGAGAGGGAGTTTGTCCCACAGCTGGTGAGTTGATTTAAATGTAGTCCTTTCATTTTGGGTCACTGTTAGCCAGTGAAgcagtgtgtgcttgtttttcatCAAGTGTAGTAATGTGAATCTATTAATTTAGTGATTGCCACTCCTCTTGCAGGGAAGATGGCTATATGCATTGTTAGCTTGTCTTGAGAAGCCTCTGCTACCAGAAGCCCATTCTCTCATTCGACAGCTGGCAAGACGATGCTCTGAAGTGCGAGCCAACCTGGTGAGTTTGTTTATCATGAGTTTTTTGTATGGGGTCTTGATTCATCTTTTTCAAAGCACATTCATATTTGGACAGTGAATTGAATAAGGGAATGAGAACAAATGTGATAAGGAAAAGACATTAAAGTTCTGGCATAAATTAAtatgattataataattattaatattaatagtaataataataataataataacatatatTTGCAGTATCAAATCATATCCCTGTGCAAAATGTAGTACTGAAATAACAGTTACAAATTTTCTTGAGTATTTCAGGAAAGCAAAGAAGATGAGACTTTATCTGCCCTGAACTTGATGATTTGTCTGGTTGCCAGGTAAGATCCAAACAGCACATGAATGTATTGTTGCACAGCTACAgtattgaaaatatgtttgtgtcAAAGTATATGTGTAACATTGTGTTTTTCCCCTTACAGGTATTTTGAACAGAATGACTTGGCGGATGAGGACTGATCCCTTggtgtctgtgtgccagtcatCCAAAATGAGAATCATTGTGTTCagcatttcaaaaaaatgtaatgtttttacaatgtgatgAAGTGGCATGTACATCCCCTTTGGTGTGCAGcgatttatttgtctttagatGTACATACTGTGCATTGTTGTCTGGATCGGAAAACCTTATTTGTACTCATGTTTTCAGGATGGTCAGAAGGGTTCCAATAAATGGGCAACAGATTGGCAGTTATATTTGATGTGACTTTCACTTATGTGATGGAAATGATTGAACAATTGTTTGCAAGCCTGTTTATTTTTACCAGACATGTCTGAAATCAATAAACATTTCCATTACctgttttttatacattttttaagggGAGGAATTCTAACACAACTGTGAAATTAATCATTTGCAGGAGCATATTTTGAGCTAGATcaggctttttaaattttttttttgtaaaacattatgaattaaacatttttcattttttgtgtgcatggaTTATTTAAATCAATCGAATGAAACCCCAGACTAATAAGGAAACAATATTAGTTTTTAAGGGAGAACTTCAAAGGTGTAGGTTAGTACAGAATGTCAAACAGTTAAATCATCCCAAATTGTGGCCCAGGTTCCCCTATAATGTTAGTTTGCTAATGGAATATTGGAGTGTTGACAAAATAATGCTGTTATTGGTTATTACGAACTGATCTTCAGTATTAAAGAAACATGCACTGTGTTCCTTGATGATAGTCTTATTTCTAACTGCATATTTCTTAAGATGACAAAAATAactatattttca
This window of the Anguilla anguilla isolate fAngAng1 chromosome 1, fAngAng1.pri, whole genome shotgun sequence genome carries:
- the gemin2 gene encoding gem-associated protein 2 — translated: MNSDVEELMPRLLPIEKCDIADLDLSEPPRNPQEYLRQVQLEASLCPDVVVAQIDPKKLKKKPTVNVSLSGCQAAPVGFSPSFRWQQQQVSNFSEIRQSVNKHRQHWKAQALDDNVIMPKSDDEEGWKKFCLGENVYHSPTPRLNDSNNPGLDYVKVGFPPFLSIVSRLNQASVSTVLEYLINWCEEREFVPQLGRWLYALLACLEKPLLPEAHSLIRQLARRCSEVRANLESKEDETLSALNLMICLVARYFEQNDLADED